Genomic DNA from Anaerolineae bacterium:
TCCAAATTGGGTGGGTTTGCCGGGTGCAGGTTTACTTAGCAATTTTGCGGTATTTCTTGCCATGTATATCCCTGCTTCTCTGGTCATCGGGATAGCTTTTACCTGGTTGATGAATCCTTTGCGGGTTAAAAAAACGCTCATTGCAGATATCCTTGGGACGATTTTGGTAATTGGTATTATCCTCGTAACAGCCAAAAGTCGCCTTGATGATATTCAGCCTGAACCTCATGCGATGGCGACCAACCAGGATATTCGGGCGATGGAGTGGATACGATCAAACACCCCTTCAGATACGCGGATCCTGGTTAATTCCTTCTTCGCTTATGGTGGTTCTACGATTGTTGGATCAGATGGGGGTTGGTGGATACCGTATTTCACCCAACGAAAAATCAGTGTCCCTCCAATGCCTTATGTGAGTGAGAAGGCACCCTTTCCCAACTATGTTCAGTATGTAAACTCGTTACGTCAGTTGATTGAGGAGAAGGGTTATACTCACCCCGATGTGGTTGCTGAACTGAAAGCGAGGGGGTATGAATATGCCTACATCGGGGCGAAAGGGGGAAGGGTAAATTACACTGGCCCGGTTGTGATGAAACCAAAACTTATGATCGAGAGCGGGTTTTATGAGGCGGTTTACCACAAAGGGGATGTGTGGATCTTACGTTTAAAGTAATCATCTTTAGGAGAAGTCTGATTTTCTAACCCGATAGAGGATTTCCTCTAAAATCTTGCGGTTAAAACTGATTAAATCCGCCAGAAGGCCGATCAGGAGGATTTGAAAGCCGATGATCAGCAATACCGCCATCAGTAAGAGAGATTGCAGATTGCCGCCTCCCGTCCGCAAGAGGTAGTGAATGATCAGAAAGCGAATACCCAAGATGATCCCACCGAGGATAAAGATGCCACCGATCAGGGTGAAGAAGCGTAATGCCCGATACATGGCATAGGAGCGAATGATGGTGATGGTGGAGATGGCAAGATATTGGGGCAGGCTGCGGATGAGCCGTGAAGGACGTTTTTGAGGGTTGGTGCGCACCGGGACGTATTGTACCGCTAGTCCTTTTGAGCCAGCTTGAATGAGGGTTTCCAGTGTATAGGTATACCCTGAGAGGACAATGGTTTTTAAAGCTGCCTCGCGGCTATAGGCACGAAACCCACTCGTGGCGTCGGGAATTTCTAAACCGGAGGTCATTTCAAGTACCTTGCTTCCCCATTTCTGCAGAAGTCGCTTGAGGGGGGAGAATTCGGGGTGATGGGCTACCCCGCGATCGCCGATGACGATATCGGCTTTTTTCTCCAGGATGGGTTGGATAAGTTTCTCGATGTCCGCAGCCGCGTATTGGTTGTCTGCGTCCGTGTTTACGATAATGTCTGCTCCATATTCAAGGCTCGCATTCAGCCCGGCGGCAAAGGCGGTGGCTAAGCCAACATGGTGAGGGAAACGGAGAATGTGCTCAACGCCTTCTCGGGCGGCAACCAGAGCAGTCTGATCGTTGCTACCATCATCGATGACTAAGATTTCAATCTCATCAACTCCCGAAATTTGTTTGGGGAGGGAATGTAATGTCTCCGGTAGCGTTGCTTCTTCATTAAAACAGGGGATTTGAATGATCAATTTGGTCATACAGGGATATTATAGCTTAGCGGAAGATGATCGGGAAGAAAAATGCCGAGCTGGGGTGAGAGAGATTCCACGCTCCAATATCGACATAATTTCCAGCTAAGTCGAAAACCCGAGCCCAGATAGAAAAATTGAGCATTTTGTCTGTCAGATCAAACCCCCATCCATCGCTCTCATCCCAATCTTCCCCAAGCAGTTCCCAGTTCCCCGATTCCCAATTGGCAGAATGACGGTAAAGACGGACATGGCTGATCGCGCCGTTGCCGTCATAAGCGAGTATGCGAATCGGGAAGATTTCTTGCGGGATGATCTGGTAATTATTGGGAGTCAAAAACGCTGCCACAGGGGCTTGTGAATCGTTGAGGAGGGTGAGCGTGTATTTGAGTGGCAGGTCACCGGCTGCGGGGTGATTAAAAGCTTTTACCTTTAGATAATATTGTCCGGCGCGGGATATTTGGTACGATAGGCTGGAATCGGTCAGACGGGCATGCACCTTGTCATCGTTCTCGACTAACACGGATTTGCCGTCAGAGTCAAGCAGATAGAGGTAAGGATCGAGGATGGCGTTGGGGTTCGATCGGTCAGCGATGACCTGGACGCCAATTCGATCGCCTGGGTTAGCAAAGAATTTATAGAAGTCAATATCTCCGGACGGACAAATCTCTCCCTGTACAGTTGTGTTTAGACTGATATCGGTAGCATTGTTATACTGATCGTTGGGTTCGCCTGTTAGTGGACAGTTAGAGGGTTCAAACGGTACAATGCTCACATCATCCAGAAACCACCCTTTGAATTTGTTGTTATATTTGTCCAAAGTGTTGAAGTAAAAACGAATCTGGATCGTTTTTCCTGCATAAGGCGCAAGCGAAATCTGTGGGCTTTGCAACCAGATCTCCATTGGATCGTCACTGAACTGATAAAGATTTTCAAAAGCGCCTCCATAGACCGAAATTTGCACCCAACGTTGATCCCAATAGGTTTGGTCGCTTTCTGTTTGATAATACGACCAGAAGCGCAATGCATACGGGGGGGAGGCGGGAATTTGAAGTGGAGGTGAAGTCAGGAATCCGAAGTTCGGTTGACCGGTGTCATATCCATCTTGAGGTTTTGAGTTTGTGTCGTATTTCCAACTAATCCTGCCGTTTGGGGTGTGATTTAATTCGTCTGTTTTATCAAAAAAGCCTGAGGCAATCCAGCCCTTATCAGTCTCAAAATCGTCTGTAAAGGGAACGGAAAGAGAAGTAGATGAAGTAGAAGCGGCGACTATTGAGAAGTTAAAAGCCGTTGACCAGTTGCTTGTTCCGTTCGAGTTCCTCGCTCGAACGCGCCAGGTGTAGTTACCCGCTGGCAACGATCCGACCTGCCAATAGGGAACTGTGAGCCAGGGTGATTGGATGGGAGACGACCCGGAGCGGGTGTATTCGACCTGAAATTCCGTGCCACGCCCTAAATTCTCCCAATGGAAGGTGACTGAACTGCTGGCGGGTAAGGAGGCGTTGTTCAGTGGTGAGATAGGATAAGGAGTTGCCGGGGAAGAACTGCGTAGAGAGACAACCATTGAGGCTGTTGAATTGTCACCGATCCAGTTATCCGCCAGATTAGAATCGGAGGTTACAATGGTTTCTCCTCGTCCTCGATAATTATTCTGCAAGAAAAGGGTAGCCACGACATTTGAGCCAAGTTTGATTGATGAAGCGTTATTAATGCCAACATTGCCTAAACTCGTATGGCTACCATTAGCAAAGGTGGAACAGGCGCCCTGATAGTCGGGCTCGGCGAAAAGCGCCACCTGGTCGGCTGTTGGCTCGCAGGTGGAAGGGGGGGATTGAGGACAGTCATACCGCTTAAAGAAATGCCTGAGACCTGGCAAACCAATGGACTGATTGCCGGCTTTATCGTAAACCCGTAAAGCGATGGAGATCGGCCCATCAGGTACGTTTGACGCACATAGATCCCATTGATAAGAGAAAACATTTGAGGAAAACATCTCCCCAATTTCTCGCCAGGTACCATCGTAGTTAACAATGAATTTTGCCCCGTATATACCGCTCAGATCGTCTTTTGCCCAACCTTCCAACCTTACGATGGATGTAAAGACACTATCTCCCAGTTGAGGGGAGAGAATATCTCCATAGGGTGGGGTTTGATCGCCCAGATAGTAATTGCGGGAAACATAGTCACTGCGAAATTGTTCACAAACGTCGGTGCTGCGGCAGTAAGGTTTGTCGGCTAAGATTCTTGGCCGCCCTCCATTAATGTCCACCTCTTCAAATGTGATGTCA
This window encodes:
- a CDS encoding Glycosyltransferase — protein: MTKLIIQIPCFNEEATLPETLHSLPKQISGVDEIEILVIDDGSNDQTALVAAREGVEHILRFPHHVGLATAFAAGLNASLEYGADIIVNTDADNQYAAADIEKLIQPILEKKADIVIGDRGVAHHPEFSPLKRLLQKWGSKVLEMTSGLEIPDATSGFRAYSREAALKTIVLSGYTYTLETLIQAGSKGLAVQYVPVRTNPQKRPSRLIRSLPQYLAISTITIIRSYAMYRALRFFTLIGGIFILGGIILGIRFLIIHYLLRTGGGNLQSLLLMAVLLIIGFQILLIGLLADLISFNRKILEEILYRVRKSDFS
- a CDS encoding serine protease, subtilase family — encoded protein: MLTTRFQAVDSASPQPTYQPSPTPTSVEAQIRLAIIETISRKKGLQPIYELFDTAVEDIRLNVEQDRATAFIVPVDPQTGEVVPTEPGLVILQRTSLGQWEVFLPGEPQWQTQLKSSSTDLLSVEEKNLWLMRDAQMKALADVGPFHGYRLPWAAGVTMRLTQSVAHDRYTPSGNAHYAFDFATPGVAQMFNLYAAKGGTVWSVKDNCPNGSTDCSNWIVLRDPTTNPVTYQLYLHLAQNSIPASIRTIGTFVQRGQFIGVADDTGVSTAHHLHFMVHTNPASYWGTSVDITFEEVDINGGRPRILADKPYCRSTDVCEQFRSDYVSRNYYLGDQTPPYGDILSPQLGDSVFTSIVRLEGWAKDDLSGIYGAKFIVNYDGTWREIGEMFSSNVFSYQWDLCASNVPDGPISIALRVYDKAGNQSIGLPGLRHFFKRYDCPQSPPSTCEPTADQVALFAEPDYQGACSTFANGSHTSLGNVGINNASSIKLGSNVVATLFLQNNYRGRGETIVTSDSNLADNWIGDNSTASMVVSLRSSSPATPYPISPLNNASLPASSSVTFHWENLGRGTEFQVEYTRSGSSPIQSPWLTVPYWQVGSLPAGNYTWRVRARNSNGTSNWSTAFNFSIVAASTSSTSLSVPFTDDFETDKGWIASGFFDKTDELNHTPNGRISWKYDTNSKPQDGYDTGQPNFGFLTSPPLQIPASPPYALRFWSYYQTESDQTYWDQRWVQISVYGGAFENLYQFSDDPMEIWLQSPQISLAPYAGKTIQIRFYFNTLDKYNNKFKGWFLDDVSIVPFEPSNCPLTGEPNDQYNNATDISLNTTVQGEICPSGDIDFYKFFANPGDRIGVQVIADRSNPNAILDPYLYLLDSDGKSVLVENDDKVHARLTDSSLSYQISRAGQYYLKVKAFNHPAAGDLPLKYTLTLLNDSQAPVAAFLTPNNYQIIPQEIFPIRILAYDGNGAISHVRLYRHSANWESGNWELLGEDWDESDGWGFDLTDKMLNFSIWARVFDLAGNYVDIGAWNLSHPSSAFFFPIIFR